TGGTAGGTTAGAGGAAGATAGGGTTGCTAGTGTCGAGGATATTAGGCCAGTGATGCATGCGGTGCAGCTTGAGTTGGGAAATGTGAAGACAGCTATGGGGAGGAGAGAGGAGGCCCTTGGAAATCTTAAGAAGGCTTTGGAGATTAAGGAGATGACATTGGAGAAGGATAGTAAGGAATTGGGGTTGGCTTATAGGGATTTGGCTGAAGCTTATGCTTCAGTTCTAAATTTTAAGGAGGCTTTGCCTTTTGGTTTGAAAGCGCTGGAGATTCATAGAAAGGAGCTGGGCAATAATTCAGTGGAGGTTGCTCATGATAGGAGGATCCTTGGGGTTATTTATACCGGTATGGAGGAGCATGAGAAGGCATTGGAGCAAAACGAGTTGTCACAAAAGATTTTGAAGAATTGGGGTCTTAGTTCGGAGTTGCTCCGTTCAGAAATTGATGCTGCTAATATGCAGATTGCTTTGGGAAAGTATGATGAGGCTATTAATACTTTGAAAGGTATAGTTCAACAGACAGACAAAGATAGTGAGAACCGAGCTCTGGTGTTTATATCGATGGGAAAGGCTCTTTGCAATCAAGAAAGATTTGCAGACTCAAAGAGGTGTTTGGAGATTGCTTGTGGAATTCTTGACAAGAAAGAGACTGTTTCTCCAATTGAAGTTGCCGAAGCATACTCAGAGATATCAATGCAATATGAGACTATGAACGAGTTTGAGATTGCAATTTCGTTGTTAAAGAGATCATTGGCTTTACTAGAGCAGCAACCTCAAGAGCAGCACTCTGAGGGAAGTGTTTCTGCTAGAATAGGGTGGTTACTCCTTTTGAAAGGTGAGGTGCCACAATCAATTCCTTACTTGGAGAGTGCAGCAGAGATATTGAAAGAGAGCTTTGGTTCCAAGCATTTTGGGGTCGGCTATATCTATAATAATTTGGGAGCAGCATATTTGGAATTAGATAGACCTCAGTCAGCAGCACAGATGTTTGCAGTTGCAAAGGACATCATGGATGTCTCACTTGGTCCTCATCATGTGGATTCAATAGAAACTTGCCAGAATCTTTCTAAGGCATATAGTGCAATGGGAAGGTAAGATGTtttgctctttttctttttcttttttattctctGTTTATGACGCTCTTACTACTGTTGCTTTGCAAATATACTTCTGTTACACTAGTAATGTGATGACTTAGTTCCTGCTATGTAAATAATTATGTCCTTATCTGAACTCTGAAGCCTTTATCTTTGGGCCAGTCAACGTATTTTCTTTGAACATATTCACCTAAACTTCTTGCATCAAAAAATGGTTTACCATCCCTGATTGTTAAATGAGTAAAAGCACCAGTATTGCATTTTAGTATTTTACCGTAAGACTAGATAGTTCCATCTTGTTGATATGTTGTTTTCTAATGTTTGATCACATTttaattagtttttgatttgtgagttgaaataaataaatggaaaTTATTCGGAGTTGCGATTAAGAGTGCCAAGACATTAGGTAACCGGGGGAAGTGCTGAAGTGAAATCTGTTCACGGCTATTAGAGAAAGAGAGTGAAATGGAACTTTTAAGGGTAAACAGATATGAAGGTGGTCTAAAGGTGAAATTATCAAAGGTCATACTGTAATAAGACGACAGGATATTCTGTGTTCCTGTACGTTCACAAAACATCCATGCTTGCTGCACTGATACTTGTTGAGTACTTTAGAAATTATGCTCATGTAGATGCATAAAAGCATAGCCCTTGCCTGGGCTGCAAGTACACATCAACTGAAATGAATCTGCTTTACAATGTGTATTAGCTTTTGAGGGTTAAAATTGGAtctgaaaatttaatttttggatGTTGCAGCTACCCCCTTGCAATTGAATTCCAGCAGCGAGTAGTTGATGCATGGGACGGTCATGGAGCAAGTGCAGAAGATGAACTCCGAGAAGCTCAACATATCCTTGAAGAGTTAAAGACAAAGGCCCGTGGTACATCTACCAACCAGTTTCCTACAAAGGCCTTGCCTTTGCCACAACATAGTCTTGCTTCCAGAAATTCGCACCCTAATGTTCCTTTTAACCAGAACTCAGCCGGCTCAATGCGGTAGACTTATAGTATTAGTAGGTTTTGTGATCACAATGTTTGTGAAATGTCTCATTGAGCTTGACTTTGTCATTGATATGGTTAGGAACACTTTTGTTCTTTATTATTATACATCATGTTCAGATGGTCATTTTAAGCACCCATATAGAACTACTTTCTTTCCCCCACCTTCCTTGAAAACAAGTTTAGACATGAATTTGTTGC
This is a stretch of genomic DNA from Gossypium arboreum isolate Shixiya-1 chromosome 11, ASM2569848v2, whole genome shotgun sequence. It encodes these proteins:
- the LOC108460142 gene encoding protein KINESIN LIGHT CHAIN-RELATED 1-like, with product MKKASLSLISKFNRQRFRGISPLLSIYYISVNSPSSSSPLHSMDRRIQFCAKTPGLVYPCRNLGTLVEKPNQLPSRQRKLKEKSDLEEAFESAKTSEEMLRAFKDMESCFDERELGLASLKIGLKLDQEGEDPEKALSFADKALKALDQDGKPSILVAMALQLMGSVNYSLKRFNDSLGYLNRANKLLGRLEEDRVASVEDIRPVMHAVQLELGNVKTAMGRREEALGNLKKALEIKEMTLEKDSKELGLAYRDLAEAYASVLNFKEALPFGLKALEIHRKELGNNSVEVAHDRRILGVIYTGMEEHEKALEQNELSQKILKNWGLSSELLRSEIDAANMQIALGKYDEAINTLKGIVQQTDKDSENRALVFISMGKALCNQERFADSKRCLEIACGILDKKETVSPIEVAEAYSEISMQYETMNEFEIAISLLKRSLALLEQQPQEQHSEGSVSARIGWLLLLKGEVPQSIPYLESAAEILKESFGSKHFGVGYIYNNLGAAYLELDRPQSAAQMFAVAKDIMDVSLGPHHVDSIETCQNLSKAYSAMGSYPLAIEFQQRVVDAWDGHGASAEDELREAQHILEELKTKARGTSTNQFPTKALPLPQHSLASRNSHPNVPFNQNSAGSMR